From the Oleiharenicola lentus genome, one window contains:
- a CDS encoding ammonia-forming cytochrome c nitrite reductase subunit c552 has translation MKTTPDSRQHGLATWALIAILAATAGATFLTLMLYQNIVARKAEATKDVFRVVEVSDETVDPAIWGKNYPRQYDSYRRTVDTERTNHGGSEAFQHLDKDPVWRRLFAGYAFAVDYREERGHAYMLIDQRETERVKNFKQPGACLQCHASAVDTYRKEGIKAGIPAGKEHWEEQIQKGFEVVCAMPYSEATKLVEHPVSCIDCHDAETMNLRVNRPGFLNGIRALANSDYPTPHLPSIERWRKDGRKGRYEPNSDATRQEMRSMVCAQCHVEYYFKGDKKLVTYPWDKGLKVEQIETYYNEVGHTDFKNKESGAPILKAQHPEFEMWSQGIHARSGVACADCHMPYVREGAIKVSNHHVRSPLLNVAQACQSCHRIPEQEIKARALLVQDRNAALLTRGEAAVVGLLDAIALAQKAGATDDQLKTARDLHRKAQWRLDFVAAENSMGFHAPQEAARILAEAIDYARQGEIAVAKETRPAGGGAVAGALK, from the coding sequence ATGAAAACCACCCCCGACTCCCGTCAGCACGGCCTCGCCACCTGGGCGCTCATCGCGATCCTCGCCGCCACGGCCGGCGCCACCTTTCTCACGCTGATGCTCTACCAGAACATCGTCGCCCGGAAGGCCGAGGCCACCAAGGACGTGTTCCGCGTCGTCGAGGTGAGCGACGAGACCGTGGACCCCGCGATCTGGGGCAAGAACTACCCGCGCCAATACGACAGCTACCGGCGCACCGTGGACACCGAGCGCACGAACCACGGTGGCAGCGAGGCCTTCCAGCACCTCGACAAGGATCCGGTGTGGCGCCGGCTGTTTGCGGGCTACGCCTTCGCCGTGGATTACCGCGAGGAACGCGGCCACGCCTACATGCTCATCGATCAGCGCGAGACGGAGCGAGTGAAGAACTTCAAGCAGCCCGGCGCCTGCCTCCAGTGCCACGCCTCCGCGGTGGACACCTACCGCAAGGAGGGCATCAAGGCCGGCATCCCCGCGGGCAAGGAGCATTGGGAAGAGCAGATTCAGAAGGGCTTCGAGGTCGTCTGCGCCATGCCCTACAGCGAGGCGACCAAACTCGTGGAGCATCCGGTCTCCTGCATCGACTGTCACGACGCCGAGACCATGAACCTGCGCGTCAACCGCCCCGGCTTCCTCAACGGCATCCGCGCGCTCGCCAATTCCGACTACCCGACGCCGCACCTGCCCAGCATCGAGCGCTGGCGCAAGGACGGTCGCAAGGGGCGCTATGAGCCCAACTCGGACGCCACGCGCCAGGAAATGCGCTCGATGGTCTGCGCGCAGTGCCACGTCGAATATTACTTCAAGGGCGACAAGAAGCTCGTGACCTACCCGTGGGACAAGGGCCTGAAGGTCGAGCAGATCGAGACCTACTACAACGAGGTCGGGCACACCGACTTCAAGAACAAGGAGAGCGGCGCGCCCATCCTGAAGGCCCAGCACCCGGAGTTCGAGATGTGGAGCCAGGGCATTCATGCCCGCAGCGGTGTGGCCTGCGCCGACTGCCACATGCCTTATGTCCGCGAGGGCGCCATCAAGGTCAGCAACCACCATGTCCGCTCCCCGCTGCTCAACGTCGCCCAGGCCTGCCAGTCCTGTCACCGTATCCCCGAGCAGGAAATCAAGGCGCGAGCGCTCCTTGTGCAGGACCGCAACGCCGCGCTGCTCACGCGCGGCGAGGCGGCGGTGGTCGGCCTGTTGGACGCCATCGCCTTGGCCCAGAAAGCCGGCGCCACCGACGATCAGCTCAAAACCGCCCGAGACCTGCACCGCAAGGCGCAGTGGCGCCTCGACTTCGTGGCGGCCGAAAACTCGATGGGCTTCCACGCCCCGCAGGAGGCTGCGCGCATCCTCGCCGAGGCGATCGACTATGCCCGCCAGGGCGAAATCGCCGTTGCGAAGGAGACCAGGCCGGCGGGCGGCGGTGCCGTTGCGGGCGCCCTGAAGTAA
- a CDS encoding CopD family protein, translated as MRTTLYYTLLTLHILGATIWTGGHVVLATTVLPRALRAKRASILTDFEQGYERVGMPALAVQIVTGLWLAHRLLGAPANWFSDAPLAHIVHVKILCLAGTAALAIHAKTRVIPRLNDDNLPVMAWHIAGVTGLSVLFVLAGASARLGGFPFFQP; from the coding sequence ATGAGAACCACCCTCTATTATACCTTGCTGACGCTCCATATTCTCGGCGCCACGATTTGGACCGGCGGACACGTCGTGCTGGCCACAACGGTGTTGCCGCGGGCGCTGCGCGCAAAACGCGCATCTATCCTCACCGATTTCGAGCAGGGCTACGAACGCGTCGGCATGCCCGCTTTGGCCGTGCAGATTGTCACCGGTCTGTGGCTGGCGCACCGGCTGCTCGGCGCGCCGGCGAACTGGTTCAGCGACGCGCCGCTCGCGCACATCGTGCACGTGAAAATCCTCTGCCTCGCGGGCACTGCCGCGCTGGCGATCCATGCCAAGACACGCGTCATCCCGCGCCTCAACGACGACAACCTCCCGGTGATGGCCTGGCACATTGCCGGCGTCACGGGGCTCTCCGTGCTCTTTGTGCTGGCCGGCGCCAGTGCGCGTCTGGGCGGTTTTCCCTTTTTTCAACCCTGA
- a CDS encoding cupin domain-containing protein, with protein MSAALLPSDQAAVCPLTAPAQNVAHGIVSQAVLTAPGLRVTLFRFAAGQELSEHTTPARALVQVLAGVCEFTFPDRKQRMVAGDLLHMPPKLPHAVRAVEDLTILITQATPPAKPLD; from the coding sequence ATGTCCGCCGCCCTCCTTCCCTCCGACCAAGCCGCCGTATGCCCGCTGACGGCTCCCGCGCAAAATGTAGCCCACGGCATCGTGAGCCAGGCTGTGCTCACCGCGCCCGGCCTGCGCGTGACGCTGTTCCGTTTTGCCGCCGGTCAGGAACTGTCCGAGCACACGACCCCGGCCCGCGCGCTGGTGCAGGTGTTGGCGGGCGTCTGCGAGTTCACGTTTCCCGACCGCAAACAAAGGATGGTCGCGGGCGATCTCCTGCACATGCCGCCGAAGCTGCCGCACGCCGTGCGCGCTGTCGAGGATCTGACGATTCTCATCACGCAGGCGACGCCGCCGGCCAAGCCGCTTGATTAG
- a CDS encoding histidine phosphatase family protein — protein sequence MQGSELLATLSTLPADRAAAVLRHAARHPIADPREPLAAELTEAGHRDAEAFGAAIRGFDRVRLFHSPVKRCQQTAERVAAGAARAGLNVELVGTRPELGVAYILDQIETGRLSGLHGEKFVRLWFTNQVSEQLILRAPDIARRKLAYVTARLREPVAGGRRLDLHVSHDWNVLILRELLLGVRHEEAGWATFLDGVAFTAEAESLRAFYRERDALVS from the coding sequence ATGCAAGGAAGCGAACTGCTTGCCACCCTCTCCACCCTCCCGGCGGACCGCGCCGCCGCCGTGCTGCGCCACGCCGCCCGCCACCCGATCGCGGATCCGCGCGAACCGCTGGCGGCGGAGCTGACGGAGGCGGGGCACCGCGACGCCGAGGCCTTCGGCGCGGCGATCCGCGGCTTCGACCGGGTGCGCCTCTTTCACAGTCCGGTCAAACGCTGCCAGCAGACGGCCGAGCGCGTCGCGGCCGGCGCAGCGCGGGCGGGGCTGAACGTCGAACTGGTGGGCACGCGGCCGGAACTGGGCGTCGCCTACATCCTCGACCAAATCGAGACGGGCCGGCTGAGCGGCCTGCATGGCGAGAAGTTTGTGCGGCTCTGGTTCACCAACCAGGTCTCGGAGCAGCTGATCCTGCGCGCGCCCGATATCGCCCGGCGCAAACTCGCCTACGTCACGGCCAGGTTGCGGGAGCCCGTCGCCGGCGGCCGGCGGCTCGACCTGCACGTCTCGCACGATTGGAACGTGCTCATCCTGCGCGAACTCCTGCTCGGCGTGCGCCACGAGGAAGCCGGCTGGGCGACGTTCCTCGACGGCGTGGCCTTCACCGCCGAGGCTGAGTCCCTCCGGGCGTTCTATCGGGAGCGGGATGCGTTGGTTTCTTAA
- a CDS encoding Crp/Fnr family transcriptional regulator — MPTAPRAADLKLTGLVSSLRCCQLFTGLSPEDLAAIAGFTLVLRLAKDDYLFHEGESSRGFYVVQTGAINVHRVSAAGKEQVIHVFRMGESFAEAALASATGYPANARAVEPSTVLLIPKAPILELIGRRPDLALRMLGSMSAHLRVLVGALDDLTLKDVETRMLNWLVKHGRDAKDGVIELPGTKRVLAAELGTSSETLSRTLARLRDDRLITVAAKSIKVHDAARLGSMLRRNLGEVGAPGA; from the coding sequence ATGCCGACCGCCCCACGCGCCGCCGATCTCAAGCTAACCGGACTCGTCAGTTCCCTGCGTTGCTGCCAGCTCTTCACCGGGTTGTCACCGGAGGACCTGGCCGCCATCGCCGGCTTCACTTTGGTGCTGCGGCTGGCCAAGGACGATTATCTCTTCCACGAGGGCGAATCTTCGCGTGGTTTCTACGTCGTGCAGACCGGCGCGATCAACGTGCACCGCGTGAGCGCCGCCGGCAAGGAGCAGGTCATCCACGTGTTCCGCATGGGCGAGTCGTTTGCCGAGGCGGCACTGGCCTCGGCCACCGGTTATCCGGCCAACGCGCGCGCGGTCGAGCCTTCCACCGTGCTGCTGATCCCCAAGGCCCCCATCCTCGAGCTGATCGGCCGCCGGCCGGATCTCGCGCTGCGCATGCTCGGCTCCATGAGCGCGCACCTGCGCGTGCTGGTGGGCGCCCTGGACGACCTCACGCTCAAGGATGTCGAGACCCGCATGCTCAACTGGCTGGTGAAGCACGGGCGTGACGCGAAGGACGGGGTCATCGAGCTGCCCGGCACCAAGCGGGTGCTCGCGGCAGAACTGGGCACCAGCAGCGAAACGCTTTCCCGCACGCTGGCCCGGTTGCGCGATGACCGGCTCATTACGGTCGCAGCCAAGAGTATCAAGGTGCACGACGCCGCCCGGCTCGGGTCGATGCTACGCCGCAATCTCGGCGAAGTCGGCGCGCCGGGTGCTTGA
- a CDS encoding group III truncated hemoglobin — protein MALTDPALPAPLFDRLGGRPRLLQMLRYFYADVRQHQEIAPIFAAHIHDWPAHLEKIADFWSGATGGPARYAGPMPFKHVSLGLEERHFAAWLGLWARHCRAHLPAREAGELIALAEGIGQRLRQIITLHGGGKFPPA, from the coding sequence ATGGCCCTGACCGATCCCGCTCTTCCCGCACCTTTGTTCGACCGCCTCGGTGGTCGTCCGCGTTTGCTGCAAATGCTGCGGTATTTCTACGCCGACGTCCGTCAGCATCAGGAGATCGCGCCGATTTTTGCCGCGCACATCCACGACTGGCCGGCCCATTTGGAAAAGATCGCTGACTTTTGGTCGGGCGCGACCGGCGGCCCGGCGCGCTACGCCGGCCCCATGCCCTTCAAGCATGTGTCCCTCGGACTGGAGGAGAGGCATTTCGCGGCCTGGCTCGGGCTCTGGGCCCGGCATTGCCGCGCCCACCTGCCGGCGCGGGAAGCCGGGGAGCTGATCGCCCTGGCCGAAGGCATCGGCCAGCGGTTGCGTCAGATCATCACCCTGCACGGCGGCGGAAAATTTCCGCCCGCTTGA
- the ric gene encoding iron-sulfur cluster repair di-iron protein, whose translation MSTTTLSDLTPDSRIGDLVATRPGLARIFEELRIDYCCGGKQSLAAASESRGLSVTTVIALLDAAAAALASGPAEVDAAGMSLKDLADHIEHTHHAYLKEELPRLAEMAERVAYKHGHRDARLQEMATTVVSLTQEMFQHMHKEEAVLFPLVRQIEGGLRGGFASSIGDPIRCMEEEHDSAGRATERLRELTDGFTPDADACNTHRALLHGLARFEADLHRHVHKENNVMFPRALALVSA comes from the coding sequence ATGAGCACCACGACCCTGTCTGACCTCACTCCCGACTCCCGCATCGGCGATCTCGTCGCCACCCGTCCCGGCCTCGCCCGGATTTTTGAAGAGCTGCGCATCGACTACTGTTGCGGCGGCAAGCAAAGCCTGGCGGCCGCCAGTGAAAGCCGCGGACTTTCCGTCACCACCGTCATCGCACTGCTGGACGCCGCTGCCGCCGCGCTGGCCTCCGGTCCGGCGGAAGTGGATGCCGCGGGCATGTCGCTGAAGGACCTGGCCGACCACATCGAGCATACCCATCACGCCTACCTGAAGGAAGAGTTGCCGCGCCTGGCCGAGATGGCGGAGCGCGTGGCCTACAAGCACGGTCATCGCGATGCGCGGTTGCAGGAGATGGCCACCACGGTCGTCAGCCTGACCCAGGAAATGTTCCAGCACATGCACAAGGAGGAGGCGGTGCTGTTTCCGCTGGTCCGGCAGATCGAGGGCGGCCTCCGCGGGGGCTTTGCCTCCTCGATCGGCGACCCGATCCGCTGCATGGAAGAAGAACATGACAGTGCCGGTCGCGCGACGGAGCGGCTGCGGGAGCTGACCGACGGGTTCACGCCCGATGCGGACGCCTGCAACACCCACCGCGCCCTGCTGCACGGGCTGGCCCGCTTCGAGGCCGACCTGCACCGCCACGTGCACAAGGAGAACAACGTGATGTTCCCGCGGGCGCTGGCCCTGGTCTCGGCCTGA
- a CDS encoding universal stress protein, producing MKTILVPLDLSPATVRVCDTASDLARLTGARLILMHIVQPPPVMMSEVYAFDDGKLTELVGAAKKIAARKLRAVEHRCEKRGLLTTSVLREGAPVAAILAKAASAHASCIVMGSHGHGAIYDLLVGSTTHGVLKKAPCPVLVVPPAGRRAPRGG from the coding sequence ATGAAAACGATCCTAGTTCCCCTCGACCTTTCGCCGGCGACGGTGCGGGTCTGCGACACGGCCAGCGACCTCGCCCGGCTCACCGGGGCCAGGCTCATCCTGATGCACATCGTCCAGCCGCCCCCGGTGATGATGAGCGAAGTCTATGCGTTCGACGACGGCAAGCTGACCGAACTGGTCGGTGCCGCCAAAAAGATCGCCGCCCGCAAGCTCCGTGCCGTGGAGCACCGGTGCGAGAAACGCGGATTGCTGACGACGTCGGTGCTGCGCGAGGGCGCACCCGTCGCCGCCATCCTCGCCAAGGCGGCCTCGGCCCACGCCAGTTGCATCGTGATGGGCAGCCACGGCCACGGCGCGATCTACGACCTGCTGGTCGGGAGCACCACCCATGGCGTGTTGAAAAAGGCGCCGTGTCCGGTGCTGGTGGTGCCGCCGGCCGGCCGACGGGCGCCGCGCGGAGGCTAG
- a CDS encoding PocR ligand-binding domain-containing protein, with protein sequence MVTTSDNARHSRELVRQLRESDIFKDYEKAFRETTGLPINLRPIEAFDLPHHNDPKEAPFCALMAKTNQTCAACLQLQRKVEEEARMEPKTLKCFAGLCDSAVPVRVGENLVAFLQTGQILLHKPSGRDFKKVTRELINYGVDADLKKLEEAWFQTRVLEKKQYEAVLRLLTIFAQHLASLSNQLMVAAKQAESPMITRAKVYIAEHQHEEMSLRQVAGAVNTSAFYFCKMFKQATGLTFTDYLARVRVEKVKNLLLNPHKRISEAAYEAGFQSLSQFNRVFRKIAGEAPTVWREKLQRQSAAG encoded by the coding sequence GTGGTTACCACGTCTGACAATGCCCGCCACAGCCGGGAACTGGTCCGCCAGCTCCGGGAATCGGATATTTTCAAGGATTACGAGAAGGCTTTCCGTGAGACAACCGGTCTGCCGATCAACCTGCGGCCCATCGAGGCCTTCGACCTGCCGCACCACAACGACCCCAAGGAGGCGCCCTTCTGCGCCCTCATGGCGAAGACCAACCAGACCTGCGCCGCCTGCCTGCAGCTCCAGCGCAAGGTTGAGGAGGAGGCCCGCATGGAGCCGAAGACGCTCAAGTGCTTCGCCGGTCTATGTGACTCCGCCGTGCCCGTGCGGGTGGGCGAGAACCTCGTGGCTTTCCTCCAGACCGGCCAGATCCTCCTGCACAAGCCCAGCGGCCGCGATTTCAAGAAGGTCACCCGCGAACTTATCAACTACGGCGTCGATGCCGACCTGAAGAAGCTGGAGGAGGCCTGGTTCCAGACCCGCGTCCTGGAGAAGAAGCAATACGAGGCCGTGCTCCGCCTGCTGACCATCTTCGCCCAGCACCTCGCCTCGCTGAGCAACCAGCTCATGGTGGCGGCCAAACAGGCCGAGTCGCCCATGATCACCCGGGCGAAGGTCTATATCGCCGAGCACCAGCACGAGGAAATGTCCCTGCGCCAGGTCGCCGGCGCGGTGAACACGAGCGCGTTTTATTTCTGCAAGATGTTCAAGCAGGCCACGGGCCTGACCTTCACCGACTATCTCGCCCGCGTGCGCGTCGAGAAGGTGAAAAACCTGCTCTTGAACCCGCACAAGCGCATCAGCGAGGCCGCCTACGAGGCGGGCTTCCAGTCGCTATCG